A genomic region of Arachis hypogaea cultivar Tifrunner chromosome 5, arahy.Tifrunner.gnm2.J5K5, whole genome shotgun sequence contains the following coding sequences:
- the LOC114927789 gene encoding uncharacterized protein gives MTTRFMNNMSVLSLCVILENNKLAGANYDDWYRNLRIVLMYERLIDIIDKPAVMAAVPKEDGSIDNEATKAYEKFLENGLTTKCIILTSMGSDLQRQHQDMDPPTIIEHLKKMYGAQSKTVRYQLSKTLFRSTLDVDSPVGPHVLKMIDLIKQLEKLGCKLGKELSQDLILQSLLKTFSQFIVSFNMIKISCDLYEMLNMLIDYENQIASEKKKGVAMVVGCSSKKKGK, from the exons atgaCAACCAG attcATGAATAATATGTCTGTTCTATCTCTGTGTGTCATACTTGAAAATAACAAATTGGCTGGAGCCAATTATGATGATTGGTATCGCAATTTGAGAATTGTTCTCATGTATGAAAGGCTAATTGATATAATCGATAAGCCTGCTGTTATGGCCGCAGTTCCTAAAGAGGATGGAAGTATTGATAATGAGGCAACCAAGGCTTATGAGAAGTTCTTGGAAAATGGTCTTACTACCAAATGCATCATTCTGACATCCATGGGTTCTGATCTTCAGAGGCAACATCAGGATATGGATCCACCAACTATTATTGAACATCTTAAGAAGATGTATGGTGCACAAAGTAAGACGGTCCGATATCAATTGTCTAAAACTTTGTTTAGATCCACACTTGATGTGGACTCTCCTGTTGGACCCCATGTTCTTAAGATGATTGATCTTATTAAACAACTTGAGAAGTTGGGATGCAAATTAGGCAAAGAACTTTCACAAGATTTAATCTTGCAATCTCTTCTAAAAACTTTTTCACAATTTATTGTTAGCTTTAATATGATTAAAATAAGTTGTGATCTTTATGAAATGCTCAACATGCTAATTGATTATGAGAATCAAATTGCATCtgagaaaaagaaaggagttgCTATGGTAGTTGGCTGCTCTTCTAAGAAGAAAGgaaagtga